In the Gymnodinialimonas sp. 202GB13-11 genome, one interval contains:
- a CDS encoding DUF350 domain-containing protein, protein MFEQIIVAELISMLFYSVIGMVLMYIAYKIIEFLSPFPIVKEIEEDQNTSLAILIGSVFMSMAIIIAAVILS, encoded by the coding sequence ATGTTTGAACAAATCATCGTCGCGGAACTGATCTCGATGCTGTTTTACAGCGTTATCGGGATGGTGCTGATGTACATCGCCTACAAGATCATCGAATTCCTCTCGCCGTTTCCGATCGTGAAAGAGATTGAGGAGGATCAGAACACCTCACTCGCCATTCTGATCGGGTCGGTGTTCATGTCGATGGCGATCATCATCGCGGCCGTCATCCTGTCTTGA
- a CDS encoding DUF4178 domain-containing protein, whose amino-acid sequence MSAAHGLSSINCTSCGAGLSVLGGGRVQSHVCGYCGAVLDTQDNYKILDNIGKRDHPASPITIGMTLKYEGVEFTVIGTLGIMERYGGRTWRWVEHQVFSPTHGYLWLNVENGQITFTRKVRDYNMGHWLSPSTVERAETPPRRSYKGQVYKYYETSVTQIEFMEGEFNWVPKLGEKKQVVSLLGPDAMLGLVKSSREREAELTKLMDRDAVAKDMGFDVGALGPAQKHPLQPYKAMAEEGLLRKVLAWTAIASIVLGLLFMIMGGRTVLDTPRATLAELPESYSFEVTNRSQLSRVRLESNLQNAWGVFAVEVLGPDGNPVVAAQRAISYYSGSSGGESWSEGSRNASFRFRPEATGTHTIRLERAEGGNAADSFSVSVRVSQGKPTAFWMFVLAAIAGLGWLYVAGRRAMHNSVRFAGSDWHDED is encoded by the coding sequence ATGAGCGCGGCGCATGGTCTGAGTTCGATCAACTGCACCTCCTGCGGGGCCGGTCTTTCGGTTCTGGGCGGCGGGCGCGTGCAATCCCATGTGTGCGGCTATTGTGGCGCGGTTCTGGACACGCAGGACAACTACAAGATCCTCGACAACATCGGGAAGCGCGATCATCCGGCGAGCCCGATCACCATCGGCATGACCCTGAAATACGAGGGCGTCGAATTCACCGTGATCGGCACGCTTGGCATCATGGAGCGCTATGGCGGGCGCACTTGGCGCTGGGTGGAGCATCAGGTGTTTTCCCCCACGCACGGCTATCTGTGGCTGAATGTCGAAAATGGACAGATTACGTTCACGCGCAAGGTGCGTGACTACAACATGGGCCATTGGCTGAGCCCTTCGACGGTGGAGCGTGCCGAGACGCCGCCGCGCCGGTCCTACAAGGGGCAGGTCTACAAGTATTACGAGACGTCGGTGACGCAGATCGAGTTCATGGAAGGTGAATTCAACTGGGTGCCGAAACTGGGTGAGAAGAAGCAGGTCGTCAGCCTGCTTGGCCCGGACGCGATGTTGGGTCTGGTCAAGTCGTCGCGGGAGCGCGAGGCGGAGCTGACCAAGTTGATGGATCGAGACGCGGTCGCCAAGGATATGGGCTTTGACGTGGGCGCCCTTGGCCCGGCGCAGAAACACCCGCTGCAGCCTTACAAAGCGATGGCCGAGGAAGGATTGCTGCGCAAGGTGCTGGCGTGGACGGCCATAGCCTCCATCGTGTTGGGGCTGCTGTTCATGATCATGGGCGGGCGAACTGTCCTGGATACGCCGCGGGCGACGCTGGCCGAATTGCCGGAGAGCTACAGCTTTGAGGTTACGAACCGCAGCCAGCTGTCGCGGGTGCGGTTGGAGAGCAACTTGCAAAACGCCTGGGGTGTCTTCGCAGTTGAAGTGCTGGGGCCCGATGGCAACCCGGTGGTCGCGGCGCAGCGGGCGATCTCCTATTATTCCGGTAGCTCGGGCGGCGAAAGCTGGTCGGAAGGCTCTCGCAATGCGTCCTTCCGGTTCCGGCCCGAAGCAACCGGCACCCACACGATCCGGCTGGAACGGGCCGAGGGGGGCAATGCAGCGGACAGCTTCTCTGTCTCCGTACGGGTGAGCCAGGGCAAGCCCACGGCATTTTGGATGTTCGTGCTGGCCGCGATTGCGGGGCTGGGATGGCTTTATGTTGCCGGACGGCGTGCCATGCACAATTCGGTGCGCTTCGCAGGTTCGGACTGGCATGATGAGGATTAA
- a CDS encoding DUF4178 domain-containing protein: protein MSDTHVTCPNCGYGFDNLRKSTRMFDCPSCDTTLFREGAALNPIGNNGEMHDYPMLLSVNDSVEIGGQKCLVVGHARYDYGRGTWDEFWVENSQGAGAWVSIDEGDVAVQYPFQGNAGPRRSDPPAVGQTVTYNSRDYTVTEGDTAKCIAVRGQFPELIQVGDEHYFINASGPSGQLLSGEFWEGGHSWSDGEWLDPFTLKIERLDGSRVA, encoded by the coding sequence ATGTCTGACACTCACGTCACTTGCCCAAATTGTGGGTACGGCTTTGACAACCTTCGCAAATCCACGCGGATGTTTGATTGTCCGTCCTGCGACACGACGCTGTTCCGCGAGGGGGCTGCGCTCAATCCCATCGGCAATAATGGCGAGATGCACGACTATCCGATGCTTCTGTCGGTGAACGACAGCGTCGAAATTGGCGGTCAGAAGTGCCTTGTTGTGGGCCATGCGCGGTATGATTACGGGCGCGGAACATGGGACGAATTCTGGGTTGAGAATAGCCAGGGCGCGGGGGCATGGGTGTCGATCGACGAGGGCGATGTGGCGGTGCAGTACCCGTTTCAGGGCAATGCCGGGCCGCGCCGGAGCGATCCGCCCGCTGTGGGGCAAACGGTCACTTACAACAGCCGCGACTATACCGTGACCGAAGGTGATACCGCCAAGTGTATCGCCGTGCGCGGGCAGTTCCCTGAGTTGATCCAGGTAGGGGATGAACACTACTTCATCAACGCCTCCGGGCCGTCCGGGCAGCTTCTGTCGGGTGAGTTCTGGGAAGGTGGGCATAGCTGGAGCGATGGAGAGTGGCTCGATCCTTTCACTTTGAAGATTGAGCGACTGGACGGGAGCCGGGTGGCATGA
- a CDS encoding aspartate aminotransferase family protein — MLTNDQLSKWDRDHFFHPSTHLGQHARGEAPGRIIQSAEGCHVTDRDGNRLLDAFAGLYCVNIGYGRQEVAEAIADQARELAYYHSYVGHGTEASVTLSRMIAERAPEGMNRTYFGQGGSDANETNIKLVWYYNNILGRPEKKKIISRWRGYHGSGIVSGSLTGLSLFHKKFDLPLDTVRHTTAPYYFQREDEGQSEAEFVAMCAADLEAMIEAEGADTIAAFIAEPVIGTGGIVPPPKGYWAAIQPILKKHDILLIVDEVITGFGRLGSMFGSPVYGLEPDIMTIAKGLTSAYAPLSGSIVHDRVFEVLARGTDENGPLGHGWTYSAHPIGAAAGVANLTLLDSLGLVSNAAEVGPYLTQAMAEAVGDMHHVGDVRGVGMLTAVELVSEPGTRKGFDPADKIVPQIVAAMGRRGVIARAMPQADIIGFAPPLCLSREEADTVVSVTHDSIANVLG; from the coding sequence ATGCTGACGAATGACCAACTCTCCAAGTGGGACCGCGATCACTTTTTCCATCCGTCGACGCATCTGGGCCAGCACGCGCGGGGCGAGGCGCCTGGACGCATTATTCAGAGTGCCGAAGGCTGCCATGTAACGGACCGCGACGGGAACCGTCTGCTGGATGCGTTTGCGGGATTGTATTGCGTGAACATCGGCTATGGGCGGCAGGAGGTGGCGGAGGCCATCGCGGATCAGGCGCGGGAGTTGGCCTATTATCACTCCTATGTCGGGCACGGCACGGAGGCCTCGGTCACGCTGTCCCGGATGATTGCGGAACGCGCGCCGGAGGGCATGAACCGAACCTATTTCGGGCAGGGTGGGTCGGACGCGAACGAGACCAACATCAAGCTGGTCTGGTATTACAACAACATCCTCGGCCGGCCTGAGAAGAAGAAGATCATCAGCCGGTGGCGCGGCTATCATGGCTCGGGCATTGTCAGCGGCTCGCTGACGGGGCTCAGCCTGTTTCACAAGAAATTCGATCTGCCGCTGGATACGGTGCGCCATACGACGGCACCTTACTATTTCCAGCGCGAGGATGAAGGGCAGAGCGAGGCCGAGTTTGTCGCCATGTGTGCCGCCGATCTGGAGGCGATGATCGAGGCCGAAGGCGCGGATACGATTGCGGCGTTCATTGCGGAACCTGTGATCGGGACGGGCGGGATTGTGCCGCCGCCGAAGGGGTATTGGGCGGCAATCCAGCCGATCCTGAAGAAGCATGACATCCTGCTGATCGTGGATGAGGTGATTACCGGGTTCGGGCGGTTGGGGTCGATGTTCGGCTCGCCCGTCTATGGGCTGGAGCCTGACATAATGACCATCGCCAAGGGGCTGACGAGTGCCTATGCGCCTTTGTCAGGGTCCATCGTGCATGATCGCGTGTTCGAGGTTCTGGCGCGCGGCACAGATGAGAACGGGCCGCTAGGCCATGGCTGGACCTATTCGGCGCATCCGATTGGTGCGGCGGCGGGGGTTGCGAACCTGACGCTGCTCGACAGCCTTGGGTTGGTTAGCAACGCTGCGGAGGTTGGGCCTTACCTGACGCAAGCCATGGCGGAGGCTGTGGGCGACATGCACCATGTGGGAGATGTGCGTGGTGTGGGCATGCTGACTGCGGTGGAGTTGGTCAGCGAACCGGGCACGCGCAAGGGCTTTGACCCGGCGGACAAGATCGTGCCGCAGATCGTGGCGGCGATGGGCCGGCGCGGTGTGATCGCGCGGGCGATGCCGCAGGCGGATATCATCGGCTTCGCGCCGCCCCTGTGCCTCAGCCGCGAAGAAGCGGATACGGTTGTATCGGTCACACACGACTCGATTGCGAACGTTCTGGGGTAA
- a CDS encoding DUF1801 domain-containing protein, producing MDAFHATLAPEDRAIAGMLRASITQALPEAEAKIWHAHPVWFLDGNPTVGYSKLKSCMRLFFWSGQSFPTPGLAPSGTFKAAEKRYADAAQIDHDLLEKWLSDAREIQWDYKNIVKNKGRLKRLK from the coding sequence ATCGACGCGTTCCACGCCACCCTCGCGCCCGAAGATCGCGCCATCGCCGGCATGCTGCGCGCCAGCATCACCCAAGCCTTGCCCGAGGCGGAGGCCAAGATCTGGCACGCCCACCCGGTCTGGTTCCTCGATGGCAATCCCACTGTCGGCTATTCCAAGTTGAAATCCTGCATGCGGCTGTTCTTCTGGTCCGGCCAGTCCTTCCCCACTCCCGGCCTCGCCCCCTCCGGCACCTTCAAAGCCGCCGAAAAACGCTACGCCGACGCCGCCCAGATCGACCATGACCTCCTCGAAAAATGGCTCTCCGACGCGCGCGAGATCCAGTGGGATTACAAAAACATCGTCAAAAACAAAGGCCGCCTCAAACGCCTGAAATAG
- the doeA gene encoding ectoine hydrolase DoeA (DoeA (degradation of ectoine A) is also called EutD (ectoine utilization D).): MPDRVPNFTPEEYAARLAKTRAAMEEARVEWLIITDPSNIAWLTGYDGWSFYVHQAVIVPSTGLPLWWGRAMDGLGALRTVYMPDDHVIGYDDTYVQNPEKHPHETLADLIRQRGGSGTRIGVELDNYYYSAAAHQTLLQHLPDTQFIDATGLVNWQRAIKSEAEITRMRKAAKIVEAMHNRILEVAEPGLPKHHLVAEILATSVKGTNETWGDYPAIVPLTPSGMDATAPHLTWDDKPMATGEATFFEIAGVYRRYHCPQSRTLFLGSMPQHFKEAEKAVIEATHKALDQAKPGNTCEDVANAFNGTLNRLGFEKDSRTGYAIGLSYPPDWGERTMSFRRGDTTPLQPGMTFHFMPALWLADGGIEITEPILITETGHECLSTLPRKVFVK, from the coding sequence ATGCCCGACCGCGTCCCCAATTTCACGCCCGAGGAATACGCCGCCCGCCTCGCCAAAACCCGTGCGGCGATGGAGGAGGCCCGGGTCGAATGGCTCATCATCACCGACCCGTCGAACATAGCCTGGCTCACCGGCTATGACGGCTGGTCCTTCTACGTCCATCAGGCGGTCATCGTGCCCTCGACCGGCCTGCCGCTCTGGTGGGGCCGCGCCATGGACGGCCTCGGCGCACTCCGCACCGTCTACATGCCCGACGACCACGTCATCGGCTACGACGACACCTACGTTCAGAACCCGGAAAAGCACCCCCACGAAACCCTCGCCGACCTGATCCGCCAGCGCGGCGGGTCCGGCACCCGCATCGGCGTGGAGCTCGACAATTACTACTATTCCGCCGCCGCCCACCAAACGCTTCTGCAACACCTCCCCGACACCCAATTCATCGACGCCACCGGCCTCGTGAACTGGCAGCGCGCCATCAAGTCCGAGGCCGAGATCACCCGCATGCGCAAAGCCGCGAAGATCGTGGAGGCCATGCACAACCGCATCCTCGAGGTGGCCGAACCGGGCCTGCCCAAGCACCACCTCGTCGCCGAAATCCTCGCCACCTCCGTCAAAGGCACCAACGAGACCTGGGGCGACTACCCCGCTATCGTTCCCCTCACACCCTCCGGAATGGACGCCACTGCCCCCCACCTCACATGGGACGACAAGCCGATGGCGACAGGTGAGGCCACCTTCTTTGAGATCGCTGGCGTCTACCGCCGCTACCACTGCCCGCAATCCCGCACCCTTTTCCTAGGCTCCATGCCACAGCACTTCAAAGAGGCCGAAAAAGCGGTCATCGAGGCCACCCACAAAGCCCTCGACCAAGCCAAACCCGGCAACACCTGCGAAGACGTGGCCAATGCCTTCAACGGCACCCTCAACCGGCTAGGCTTCGAAAAAGACAGCCGCACCGGCTACGCCATCGGCCTCTCCTACCCGCCCGACTGGGGCGAGCGCACCATGTCTTTCCGGCGCGGCGACACGACGCCACTCCAACCCGGCATGACCTTCCACTTCATGCCCGCCCTCTGGCTCGCCGATGGCGGCATCGAAATTACCGAACCGATCCTCATCACCGAGACGGGGCATGAATGCCTCTCGACCCTCCCGCGTAAGGTCTTCGTGAAATGA
- the doeB gene encoding N(2)-acetyl-L-2,4-diaminobutanoate deacetylase DoeB codes for MTSLTVPLNQPGKHFGHIRIPHSADDSAWGHVMIPVCVINNGTGPTALITGANHGDEYEGPIAIRRFMGVAEPSDIQGRVILIPTLNHPAFMAATRNSPIDSVNMNRAFPGSPSGTITQKIAAHINDHLIPEADLVLDFHSGGKTLDFLPMAISHILDDAEQDHRCATAARAFSAPYTARLREIDDTGMLDGAAERAGKTFVTTELGGAGTTNAQSAEIAYQGLRRVLAFHGIFCTNYAPAPSRALDLSDPTGFHFAEHRGLFDPQVSLGDTVERHQRLAHIYHPEDLQSVPKAIYAQRPGLIAARHVPGLIKPGDCAFVTGTDTGPAGFP; via the coding sequence ATGACCAGCCTCACCGTCCCCCTCAACCAACCCGGCAAGCACTTCGGCCACATCCGTATCCCCCATTCCGCCGACGACAGCGCCTGGGGGCACGTCATGATCCCCGTCTGCGTGATCAACAACGGCACCGGCCCCACCGCGCTTATCACCGGCGCAAACCACGGCGATGAATACGAGGGCCCCATCGCCATCCGCCGCTTCATGGGTGTTGCGGAACCCTCCGACATCCAGGGCCGCGTGATCCTGATCCCGACCCTCAATCACCCCGCCTTCATGGCCGCCACCCGCAATTCGCCCATCGACAGCGTCAACATGAACCGTGCCTTCCCGGGCTCTCCGTCCGGCACGATCACCCAAAAGATCGCAGCCCATATCAACGACCACCTGATCCCCGAGGCCGATCTCGTGCTCGACTTCCATTCCGGGGGCAAAACGCTCGACTTCCTGCCCATGGCCATCAGCCACATCCTCGACGATGCGGAGCAAGACCACCGCTGCGCCACAGCCGCCCGGGCCTTCTCCGCGCCCTATACCGCCCGCCTGCGCGAGATTGACGATACCGGCATGCTAGACGGCGCCGCCGAACGGGCGGGCAAGACCTTCGTCACCACCGAACTTGGCGGCGCCGGCACAACCAACGCCCAAAGCGCCGAGATCGCCTATCAGGGCCTGCGCCGCGTCCTCGCCTTCCATGGCATTTTCTGCACCAACTACGCGCCCGCGCCGTCTCGCGCCCTCGACCTGTCCGATCCCACGGGCTTCCACTTCGCTGAACATCGCGGGCTCTTTGATCCGCAGGTCTCGCTTGGTGATACGGTCGAACGACATCAACGCCTCGCCCACATCTACCACCCCGAAGACCTCCAAAGCGTGCCCAAAGCGATCTACGCCCAACGCCCCGGCCTCATCGCCGCGCGCCACGTCCCCGGCCTGATCAAACCCGGCGATTGCGCGTTCGTTACCGGCACTGATACCGGCCCTGCCGGTTTCCCCTGA
- a CDS encoding ATP-dependent RecD-like DNA helicase yields the protein MNAVPAPTFSDDQAMAHDRVAEVLRDMGVDIDDETLTPAADGKGAVLAITGKAGSGKTLLLAEIVKALQRSGVDLISGDWEGKRRKDRRTVAVLAPTNKAASVLRNRGVPATTIHRILYTPVYDPEFEKVAEWMAGQGERPVIEALTDAALDRAKEVYDATKSVPAALASAGLRGSDFITGWKRREDALDIGLVDESSMLDDKQYQDLKEIFPVLILFGDPAQLAPVGQSGEMVFDKFKGPNLMHLGRVHRQDADNPILDLAHALGDPDLEFSDFERMITEAAARDDRVQVAGAVNSDMMARSPVLVWRNATRIRLISAFRSAHGAADDELLPGEPLICDGIELPLKHRKKRIDLEARGLIKGAPVIYLGPGNRPGFSRLHVIGAETPRFSAASIVKIEKPDEDEPFIPYAARMGAAFLHGAAVTTHKAQGSQWPEVQVFAPDLYAASRAGRMEAGQALWKRLAYVAITRAEERLIWVTRYRLSRPTEALGIDDLEVKVAPLSLEAEDDGAPQV from the coding sequence ATGAACGCCGTCCCTGCCCCCACCTTCTCCGACGATCAGGCCATGGCCCACGACCGCGTGGCTGAGGTGTTACGCGATATGGGCGTCGATATTGACGACGAAACGCTCACGCCCGCAGCCGATGGCAAGGGCGCGGTGCTGGCCATCACTGGTAAAGCGGGATCCGGCAAAACCCTTCTTCTCGCTGAAATCGTCAAGGCCCTGCAACGCTCAGGCGTCGACCTTATCTCCGGCGATTGGGAGGGCAAGCGCCGCAAAGACCGCCGCACCGTCGCCGTCCTCGCGCCGACCAACAAGGCCGCCTCCGTTCTACGCAATCGCGGCGTGCCCGCGACTACGATCCACCGCATCCTCTATACGCCCGTCTACGACCCGGAATTCGAGAAGGTCGCCGAATGGATGGCCGGCCAAGGCGAGCGCCCGGTGATCGAGGCGCTGACCGACGCCGCGCTGGATCGCGCGAAAGAGGTCTATGACGCCACCAAATCCGTCCCTGCCGCACTCGCCTCCGCTGGCCTCAGGGGCAGCGATTTCATCACCGGCTGGAAACGCCGCGAAGATGCGCTCGACATCGGCCTTGTCGATGAATCCTCCATGCTGGACGACAAGCAATATCAGGATCTTAAGGAAATCTTCCCCGTCCTGATCCTCTTCGGCGACCCGGCGCAGCTTGCCCCAGTCGGTCAGTCCGGTGAGATGGTCTTCGACAAATTCAAAGGCCCCAACCTGATGCATCTGGGCCGGGTCCACCGACAAGACGCCGACAACCCGATCCTTGATCTCGCCCATGCGCTTGGCGACCCTGACCTGGAATTCTCGGATTTCGAGCGCATGATCACCGAGGCCGCCGCCCGCGATGACCGCGTGCAGGTCGCAGGCGCGGTGAATTCCGACATGATGGCGCGCTCGCCGGTTCTGGTCTGGCGCAATGCCACGCGCATTCGCCTGATCTCGGCCTTCCGCTCCGCCCATGGTGCGGCGGATGATGAGCTTCTGCCGGGCGAGCCGCTGATCTGCGACGGGATCGAACTGCCCCTCAAGCACCGCAAGAAGCGCATTGATCTTGAGGCGCGCGGCCTCATCAAAGGCGCGCCCGTGATCTATCTCGGCCCCGGCAACCGCCCCGGTTTCTCGCGCCTGCATGTCATCGGCGCCGAAACCCCGCGTTTCTCCGCCGCCTCCATCGTGAAGATCGAAAAGCCCGATGAGGATGAGCCGTTCATCCCCTACGCCGCCCGCATGGGCGCGGCCTTCCTGCACGGTGCGGCTGTCACGACCCACAAGGCGCAGGGCTCGCAATGGCCCGAGGTGCAGGTCTTCGCCCCCGACCTCTACGCCGCCTCCCGCGCCGGTCGGATGGAGGCGGGGCAGGCCCTCTGGAAGCGCCTCGCCTATGTCGCCATCACCCGCGCCGAAGAGCGTCTGATCTGGGTGACGCGCTACCGCCTCTCGCGCCCGACCGAGGCGCTTGGCATCGACGATCTGGAAGTGAAGGTTGCGCCCTTGTCGCTGGAGGCTGAAGACGACGGCGCACCACAAGTGTAA
- a CDS encoding SDR family oxidoreductase has translation MKTILITGASSGIGHATARVFLEDGWHVGLLARRAEPLAELAAKHENALALPGDVTDLGQVEQAVAQLVGKWGRLDAVFNNAGIFSPQGTIDEIDPTDWHNSVAVNLTGMFNTARAAFAAMRTQSPQGGRIINNGSLSAHTPREGSICYTTTKHGVTGLTKTLALDGRPFNIAACQIDIGNAKTDLVEKLNDRLLADGKPLLPMMDVEDVARSVLHMANMPPSANVLFQTVMATNMPYVGRG, from the coding sequence ATGAAAACCATCCTCATTACCGGCGCCAGCAGCGGCATCGGCCACGCCACAGCCCGCGTTTTTCTCGAAGATGGATGGCACGTCGGCCTCCTCGCGCGCCGCGCCGAACCGCTTGCGGAACTGGCAGCAAAACATGAAAACGCCCTCGCTCTACCCGGCGACGTGACCGATTTAGGTCAAGTCGAACAAGCGGTTGCGCAGCTCGTCGGGAAATGGGGCCGCCTCGATGCAGTCTTCAACAATGCAGGAATCTTTTCGCCCCAAGGCACGATCGACGAGATCGACCCCACCGACTGGCACAATTCCGTCGCCGTGAACTTGACCGGCATGTTCAACACCGCCCGCGCAGCCTTTGCCGCCATGCGAACCCAATCCCCCCAAGGCGGCCGCATCATCAACAACGGCTCGCTTTCGGCGCACACGCCACGCGAAGGAAGCATCTGTTATACAACAACAAAACACGGCGTGACGGGTCTGACAAAGACCCTTGCGCTCGACGGTCGTCCCTTCAATATCGCCGCTTGCCAGATCGATATCGGCAACGCCAAAACGGATCTCGTCGAAAAGCTCAACGACCGCCTCCTCGCTGACGGCAAACCACTTTTGCCGATGATGGATGTCGAAGACGTCGCCCGCTCGGTCCTGCACATGGCGAACATGCCACCCAGCGCCAATGTCCTCTTCCAAACTGTGATGGCCACCAACATGCCCTATGTCGGCCGCGGATAG
- a CDS encoding nuclear transport factor 2 family protein → MVSLSRLPLYPGLKAVSAAAQAVVRRFWKAMASNDFHAASLCLTEDFRLQWPQSEEMIEGRENFAAINTAYPASGLWTFDLRRIVGEGDQIVTEVGVSDGEMRATAITFHTVRGDLIALQREFWPDPFEAPDWRRQWVRMPGD, encoded by the coding sequence GTGGTTAGCCTCAGCCGTCTTCCGCTATATCCGGGCCTGAAGGCGGTGTCCGCCGCCGCCCAAGCTGTCGTTCGCCGGTTCTGGAAGGCGATGGCCAGCAATGACTTTCACGCGGCCAGCCTTTGTTTGACTGAGGATTTTCGTCTTCAATGGCCACAATCCGAAGAGATGATCGAAGGCCGCGAGAACTTTGCGGCGATCAACACGGCCTATCCGGCGAGTGGATTGTGGACCTTCGATTTGCGGCGGATCGTCGGGGAAGGGGATCAGATCGTCACAGAGGTCGGTGTCAGCGATGGTGAGATGCGGGCCACTGCGATCACCTTTCACACGGTGCGTGGCGATCTGATTGCGCTTCAGCGCGAGTTCTGGCCGGATCCTTTCGAGGCCCCGGATTGGCGACGGCAATGGGTGCGGATGCCGGGGGATTAG
- a CDS encoding TIGR02186 family protein: MRRAVQTLLGLAALLAVCLPLRAETVVAGLSRDAINITANFVGSEILIFGAVERDAPSPEGDLEVIITIEGPSEPVAVRRKDRRFGIWVNAASIEVDEAPSFYAVATTGTMADALSQVEDLRHHVSISRAIRAVGTGVEHPEEFTNALIRIRESEDLYQSIEGGVTLRNETLFDTSIRLPANLVEGDYRTRIFLTRGGEVLDVYEQDIAVRKVGIERFIYNLAHERPLVYGILSLAIAIAAGWLASAVFRYIRA, from the coding sequence TTGAGACGCGCTGTTCAAACCCTCCTCGGGCTTGCAGCCCTCCTCGCAGTTTGCCTGCCCTTGCGCGCTGAAACGGTTGTGGCGGGCCTCAGCCGGGATGCGATCAACATCACCGCGAATTTCGTTGGCTCCGAGATCTTGATCTTCGGAGCCGTCGAGCGCGATGCCCCCTCGCCCGAGGGCGACCTTGAGGTCATCATCACGATTGAAGGTCCAAGCGAACCTGTGGCCGTTCGGCGCAAGGACAGACGCTTTGGGATTTGGGTGAATGCGGCCTCAATCGAGGTGGACGAAGCCCCCTCTTTCTACGCCGTGGCCACAACGGGAACGATGGCAGACGCGTTAAGTCAGGTGGAAGACCTGCGCCACCATGTTTCGATCTCGCGCGCGATTCGGGCGGTTGGCACCGGCGTAGAGCACCCTGAGGAATTCACCAACGCTTTGATCCGTATACGAGAATCCGAGGATTTGTATCAGTCCATCGAAGGCGGCGTGACCCTCCGTAACGAAACATTGTTCGACACATCCATCCGTTTGCCTGCAAACCTTGTTGAAGGAGACTACCGTACACGCATATTCTTGACGCGTGGGGGCGAAGTCCTCGACGTGTATGAGCAGGATATTGCGGTGCGAAAAGTCGGCATAGAACGGTTTATCTACAATCTCGCCCACGAACGGCCGTTGGTGTACGGCATCCTTTCGCTCGCCATTGCCATTGCGGCTGGGTGGTTAGCCTCAGCCGTCTTCCGCTATATCCGGGCCTGA
- a CDS encoding sulfite exporter TauE/SafE family protein, producing the protein MQIYLPIAEVSVNAFLLLGLGGLVGILSGMFGVGGGFLMTPLLFFIGIPPAVAVATEANQIVASSFSGVLAHFKRKTVDLKMGVVLLIGGLVGAAIGVQVFAALTAIGQVDLLVKLCYVVFLGIIGGLMFFESLNAIRKARAPGGEAAVPKRRQRGWIDALPFKMRFRTSGLYISVIPPLLVGLFVGVLAAIMGVGGGFIMVPAMIYLLGMPTKVVVGTSLFQIIFVTGFATLMHATTNFTVDMVLAVLLLVGGVIGAQIGARIGTRLKAEQLRILLAIMVLAVCGKLAFDLLVMPSELYSIGAGAAH; encoded by the coding sequence ATGCAGATCTACCTACCCATCGCCGAGGTGAGCGTGAACGCTTTCCTTCTGCTGGGGCTGGGTGGGCTCGTCGGCATTCTGTCGGGCATGTTTGGCGTCGGCGGTGGGTTCCTGATGACCCCGCTTCTGTTTTTTATCGGCATTCCGCCCGCAGTGGCCGTGGCGACTGAGGCCAATCAGATCGTCGCGTCGTCGTTTTCGGGCGTGCTGGCCCATTTCAAACGAAAAACGGTGGACCTCAAAATGGGGGTCGTCTTGTTGATTGGCGGCCTTGTCGGGGCCGCGATCGGCGTGCAGGTGTTTGCGGCCCTGACTGCCATCGGGCAAGTCGATCTGCTGGTTAAGCTTTGCTACGTGGTGTTTCTGGGCATCATCGGCGGGCTGATGTTCTTTGAGAGCCTGAATGCCATCCGCAAAGCGCGCGCGCCGGGCGGTGAAGCGGCTGTGCCCAAGCGTCGCCAACGCGGCTGGATCGACGCGCTGCCTTTCAAAATGCGGTTCCGGACATCGGGCCTTTATATCTCCGTGATCCCGCCGCTTCTGGTCGGCCTGTTCGTCGGTGTCTTGGCAGCCATCATGGGTGTGGGTGGCGGTTTTATCATGGTGCCTGCCATGATCTATCTTCTTGGAATGCCGACGAAAGTTGTGGTCGGAACCTCACTGTTCCAGATCATCTTTGTAACCGGATTCGCCACTCTGATGCATGCGACCACGAACTTCACGGTCGATATGGTGCTGGCAGTTCTGTTGCTGGTCGGCGGCGTTATCGGCGCACAGATCGGCGCGCGGATCGGGACACGGTTGAAGGCGGAACAGCTGCGTATTCTGCTCGCGATCATGGTGCTTGCGGTGTGTGGAAAGCTCGCGTTCGATCTGCTGGTCATGCCCTCTGAGCTCTACTCGATTGGCGCGGGAGCGGCCCATTGA